From a single Osmerus eperlanus chromosome 8, fOsmEpe2.1, whole genome shotgun sequence genomic region:
- the znf513a gene encoding zinc finger protein 513a — MPRRKQQNPQPVKLDSEDGVPIETPGSINLETDFLLGNDLEFGDPDDENKIPDLDKYSDAEAADIGFSVFPLGDEESPAYSQLSMESDTDDPHAATDHQRDEEAAGAAFPPYLSCRGCGQLRDEPLGPGIDLVGPYCLRCCKAGREAKGGGDYSTPPFGIASGMSTGGESQEGDSDGGGGGTANASLASEDGQSKLSSCHLCGFSSRYANHVKRHMKTHNGEKPYNCPLCTYASAQLVNLQRHLRIHTGEKPYKCDSCTFACSSLGNLKRHQRMHTPTATGAVQEVPRPISRHNSLKRPWIGQRAKEEEPSVSVDEHVRPDLHLHGGVQNHTYLSAFDSPRGPPPPERPQTSLFDVTGNGSGHNSIKRSRMGQRARGEGHGASSEEAVRPDLNTHGTDHKDGYLVAFDGGLRGGPPPLLQRPPPPPLLETGSGGGDGRGGAGAGAGRDTLPPLLFPYTCRLCGVVLEDEDGSSAQICAKCTLEMLTKDSSSPSSPGERSDKVYTCPVCPFLTHYPNHLARHMKTHSGEKPYKCPQCDYASAHFDNLKRHHRVHTGEKPYKCHLCDYACGNLANLKRHQRVHSGVKPFQCPLCSYSCNQSMNLKRHMLRHTGEKPYKCQDCGYTTGHWDNYKRHQKKHGLATEGWVKVQAPGHEEDEEEDEDEGMGVGVPSERKDGGVNMQYVLGRGGGVLPHT, encoded by the exons ACGCAGAAGCAGCCGATATTGGGTTCTCCGTCTTCCCCTTGGGTGATGAGGAGAGTCCTGCCTACAGCCAACTCAGCATGGAGAGCGACACCGACGACCCCCACGCTGCCACCGACCACCAGCGGGACGAGGAGGCGGCGGGCGCAGCCTTCCCCCCGTACCTGTCCTGCCGGGGCTGCGGCCAGCTGCGGGACGAGCCCCTCGGTCCGGGCATAGACCTGGTAGGCCCTTACTGTCTGCGCTGCTGCAAGGCCGGCAGGGAGGCTAAAGGTGGCGGGGACTATAGCACGCCGCCGTTTGGCATAGCCAGTGGGATGAGCACCGGGGGGGAATCCCAAGAGGGGGACAGTgacggaggagggggcgggacgGCCAACGCGAGCCTGGCGAGTGAAGATGGCCAGTCCAAGCTGAGCTCGTGCCACCTGTGCGGTTTCTCGTCGCGCTACGCCAACCATGTGAAGCGTCACATGAAGACTCACAACGGGGAGAAGCCGTACAACTGCCCCCTCTGTACGTACGCCTCCGCCCAGTTGGTCAACCTGCAGAGACACCTGCGGATCCACACTGGGGAGAAGCCCTACAAGTGTGACAGCTGCACCTTTGCTTGTAGTTCCCTGGGCAACCTGAAGAGGCACCAGCGCATGCACACGCCCACTGCCACTGGCGCAGTACAGGAAGTACCCCGGCCAATCAGCCGTCACAACAGCCTCAAAAGGCCTTGGATTGGTCAAAGAGCCAAGGAGGAGGAGCCCAGTGTGTCAGTCGATG aACACGTGAGGCCTGATCTACATCTTCATGGTGGCGTGCAGAATCACACCTACCTATCAGCCTTCGACAGCCCCAGggggcctcctcctcctgagcgCCCCCAGACCTCTCTCTTTGACGTCACTGGCAATGGGAGTGGCCACAACAGCATTAAGAGGTCCAGGATGGGTCAAAgagccaggggggaggggcatggtgCTTCATCTGAAG AAGCTGTAAGACCAGATCTGAACACGCACGGGACCGACCACAAAGATGGCTACCTTGTGGCTTTCGACGGTGGCCTGAGGGGGGGTCCCCCCCCACTTCTGCAGcggccaccaccaccccccctcctggaGACTGGCAGTGGAGGTGGGGACGgcaggggcggggcgggggcaggggccGGACGTGACACGCTCCCCCCGCTGCTCTTCCCCTACACCTGCCGACTGTGCGGCGTGGTCCTGGAGGACGAGGACGGCTCGTCGGCCCAGATCTGTGCCAAGTGCACCCTGGAGATGCTGACCAAAGACTCGTCCTCCCCCAGCAGCCCCGGCGAGCGCAGTGACAAGGTGTACACCTGCCCCGTCTGCCCCTTCCTCACCCACTACCCCAACCACCTGGCCCGCCACATGAAGACGCACAGTGGCGAGAAGCCCTACAAGTGCCCGCAGTGCGACTATGCCTCGGCGCACTTTGACAACCTGAAACGCCACCACCGCGTGCACACGGGCGAGAAGCCCTACAAGTGCCACCTGTGTGACTATGCCTGCGGCAACCTGGCCAACCTGAAACGCCACCAGCGCGTCCACTCGGGCGTCAAGCCCTTCCAGTGCCCCCTCTGCAGCTACAGCTGCAACCAGAGCATGAACCTCAAGCGCCACATGCTGCGCCACACGGGGGAGAAGCCCTACAAGTGCCAGGACTGTGGCTACACCACGGGCCACTGGGACAACTACAAGAGACACCAGAAGAAGCACGGCCTGGCCACTGAGGGCTGGGTCAAGGTTCAAGCGCCCGGccatgaggaagatgaggaggaggacgaagaTGAGGGGATGGGGGTTGGGGTTCCATCCgagaggaaagatggaggggtgAATATGCAGTACGTGCTCGGCCGAGGGGGCGGAGTCCTGCCACACACATGA